The Thalassophryne amazonica chromosome 6, fThaAma1.1, whole genome shotgun sequence genome includes a region encoding these proteins:
- the lsm14b gene encoding protein LSM14 homolog B, which produces MSSAKPYIGCRIGLISKAQNRYEGILYTIDKVNSTVVLAKVKCLGTEGRPTDRPTPPRDDVYDYITFRGSDIKDIVLCEPLRSHSGLPPDPAIIQSSAGSAYVQPHPTVAPFSPVRMPLYNTLGANALINQQYAAALGYAPRQRQGFQEQQGKGATEDWGEKAPKSETRTTPEVSATQQEKSQPKTGNNRPAPTGRQGARRRRVRNRGQLMVPKVPFATLKFDTDFDFDLSNAQFNKEELQREIQDRLKIRDENEEDGELDSDAEANANGLKCYYNKAKSFFDNISSDNFRLTWAEERKRNLETFGVAGRFLKSRGFRSGHTGRRGRGGAIRMPSGRL; this is translated from the exons ATGAGTTCAGCAAAGCCCTACATTGGCTGTAGAATTGGCTTAATTTCCAAAGCTCAAAATCGTTATGAGGGAATCTTGTACACAATTGATAAAGTCAATTCCACAGTAGTTCTGGCAAAAG TTAAGTGTTTAGGGACGGAGGGACGACCTACAGACCGACCGACGCCGCCCAGAGATGACGTCTATGATTACATCACTTTCCGGGGGAGTGATATTAAggatattgttctgtgtgagccTCTGAGATCTCACAGTGGCCTACCTCCTGATCCGGCTATCATTCAG TCGAGTGCAGGCTCAGCGTATGTGCAGCCACACCCAACTGTAGCCCCTTTTAGTCCTGTAAGGATGCCTCTCTACAACACGCTTGGTGCAAACGCTCTGATTAATCAGCAGTATGCTGCAGCTCTTGGCTACG CACCTAGGCAGAGGCAAGGCTTCCAGGAACAGCAGGGGAAAGGAGCCACAGAGGACTGGGGGGAGAAAGCACCCAAATCAGAAA CAAGGACAACTCCAGAGGTATCCGCTACCCAGCAGGAAAAATCTCAACCAAAGACTGGAAATAACAGGCCGGCACCCACAGGAAGACAAG GAGCTCGTAGGCGCAGGGTCCGTAATAGAGGCCAGCTGATGGTACCAAAAGTTCCATTTGCCACCCTTAAGTTTGACACAGACTTTGATTTTGACTTGTCAAACGCCCAGTTCAATAAGGAGGAGCTACAGCGGGAGATCCAGGACAGACTGAAAATAAGAG atgaaAATGAGGAAGACGGGGAACTGGATTCTGATGCAGAGGCTAATGCCAATGGCCTAAAATGCTACTACAACAAAGCAAAATCTTTCTTTGACAACATCTCATCTGATAACTTCAG ATTAACATGGGCAGAGGAGCGGAAGCGCAATCTGGAGACCTTTGGGGTTGCTGGCCGGTTTCTGAAGAGTCGGGGTTTCCGAAGTGGGCACACTGGAAGAAGAGGTCGAGGAGGTGCTATTAGAATGCCGAGTGGACGGCTGTAA